From one Methanobrevibacter woesei genomic stretch:
- a CDS encoding Coenzyme F420 hydrogenase/dehydrogenase, beta subunit C-terminal domain: MLENIFNLFDKDYDSKSRKEISKEIKDTILVEAKKLASERGSELSDAIIDEVSRRMIATGGYLQKFTSPVDCKWKLDSIVDNEFCAKCGSCEIVCPNDLIEFDEKPHLIGQCKRDGHGMCYEVCPRVTSGGHQISIREQFFEEYYYGKGSIKGQDGGVVTSFLSYLIENGKIDGAIVVGDNDWKPVSFVIKDKEALKDTSKSKYAISQLSALKTAGDMGLEKVAVVGLPCQIEGLRKVQYHPYLAKHGAELGYDGKAVNLPEIEYLIGLFCTEKFNFETIEKILGENEILIQDVVKFDVTNGKFIIETADKTVKTPVKDIEMASGCKFCRNFDADFADISVGSVGSDDGYSTVIIRTEKGNEIKKAIDLKEGVDLEAIDKLRNFKLNRFKKVINERYENNEFISYYWNDRSGGMGLRADGNYFIRVRAKPSGFYDVEDAEVINELVREYNGKLKLTNRGGYEIHDIKPIDVEEIISKLEANNLTTGSEGPLVRATLACPGAHNCALGLIETTPLCYELEEKFTEFPSNYKFKIAINGCPNKCSRPQLHDFGINGVKFPTTNPDKCNGCGRCLDVCKVEAIDIRGEMSYTNYTHCIGCGKCFNACPHDAKEVKFEGYDLFVGGKSGREVVEGIKLCADSADEIAELIEKVITVYNRLAIKPQKERLASTMKRVGQARFMEEVYKL, translated from the coding sequence ATGTTAGAAAATATTTTCAATCTTTTTGATAAAGATTATGATTCTAAGAGTCGTAAAGAAATATCAAAAGAAATTAAAGACACAATATTAGTTGAGGCTAAAAAATTGGCTTCTGAAAGGGGTTCTGAGTTATCTGATGCAATTATTGATGAAGTGTCTCGTAGAATGATAGCTACTGGAGGTTATTTGCAAAAATTTACTTCTCCTGTAGACTGTAAGTGGAAGCTGGACTCAATTGTTGATAATGAATTCTGTGCAAAATGTGGTTCTTGTGAAATTGTCTGTCCTAATGACTTAATTGAATTTGATGAAAAACCACATTTAATTGGACAATGTAAGCGTGATGGTCATGGAATGTGTTATGAGGTCTGTCCTCGTGTTACTTCTGGTGGACATCAAATTAGTATAAGAGAACAATTCTTTGAAGAATATTACTATGGGAAAGGATCTATTAAAGGTCAAGATGGTGGTGTAGTCACTTCCTTCTTATCTTATCTAATTGAAAATGGAAAAATTGATGGTGCAATCGTTGTTGGTGATAATGACTGGAAACCAGTATCATTTGTTATCAAAGATAAAGAAGCATTAAAAGACACTTCAAAATCAAAATATGCGATTTCACAGTTATCTGCTTTAAAAACTGCTGGGGATATGGGGCTTGAAAAAGTAGCTGTTGTAGGGCTTCCATGTCAAATCGAAGGTTTAAGAAAAGTTCAATATCACCCATATTTGGCAAAACATGGTGCTGAACTTGGATATGATGGAAAAGCTGTTAATTTGCCAGAAATTGAATATTTAATTGGATTATTCTGTACTGAAAAATTTAATTTTGAAACTATCGAAAAAATTTTAGGTGAAAATGAAATTTTAATTCAAGATGTTGTGAAATTTGATGTAACTAATGGTAAATTCATTATCGAAACAGCTGATAAAACTGTTAAAACACCTGTTAAAGATATTGAAATGGCTTCTGGATGTAAATTCTGCCGTAATTTTGATGCGGACTTTGCAGATATTTCAGTAGGTTCTGTTGGAAGTGATGATGGTTATTCTACTGTCATTATTAGAACAGAAAAAGGTAATGAAATTAAAAAAGCTATTGACCTTAAAGAAGGCGTAGACTTGGAAGCTATTGATAAACTTAGAAACTTTAAATTAAATAGGTTTAAAAAAGTTATTAATGAAAGATATGAAAATAATGAGTTTATTTCCTACTACTGGAATGATCGTTCAGGTGGAATGGGTTTAAGAGCTGATGGAAATTACTTTATTAGGGTAAGGGCAAAACCTAGTGGATTTTATGATGTTGAGGATGCTGAGGTTATCAACGAATTAGTTAGAGAATATAATGGAAAACTTAAATTAACCAACAGGGGAGGCTATGAAATTCATGATATAAAGCCTATTGATGTTGAAGAGATTATTTCAAAACTTGAAGCTAATAATCTTACAACAGGTTCTGAAGGGCCTTTAGTTCGTGCAACTTTAGCTTGTCCGGGTGCTCATAATTGTGCATTGGGTCTTATTGAGACTACTCCTCTCTGTTATGAACTTGAAGAGAAATTTACTGAATTCCCATCAAATTATAAATTTAAAATAGCTATTAATGGATGTCCAAATAAATGTTCAAGGCCACAATTGCATGATTTTGGTATAAATGGTGTAAAATTCCCAACTACAAATCCAGATAAGTGTAATGGTTGTGGTCGTTGTTTAGATGTCTGCAAAGTAGAAGCTATTGATATCAGGGGAGAAATGTCTTATACAAATTACACTCATTGTATAGGTTGTGGAAAATGTTTCAATGCTTGTCCACATGATGCAAAAGAAGTTAAATTTGAAGGATATGATCTCTTCGTTGGTGGAAAATCTGGTAGGGAAGTTGTTGAAGGAATTAAATTATGTGCAGATTCAGCTGATGAAATTGCAGAGTTAATTGAAAAAGTAATTACTGTTTACAATAGGTTAGCTATTAAACCTCAAAAAGAAAGATTAGCTTCTACAATGAAAAGAGTTGGTCAAGCCAGATTTATGGAAGAAGTATATAAATTATAG
- a CDS encoding HD domain-containing protein encodes MIINKLLLKMINYNAGDIKRITHSIKVHQYAKLIGECENLNDETQFILESSAILHDIGIKNCEIKYNSTSGKLQEKEGPIVASEILTSLNYSKKYIEKINHHISNHHSYNNIDSLSLQILIEADFLVNLEEESSSKEVQNNVYNKIFKTKTGKELMKKIYGI; translated from the coding sequence ATGATAATCAATAAATTACTTTTAAAAATGATAAACTACAATGCTGGAGATATAAAAAGAATCACTCACAGTATAAAAGTCCACCAATATGCTAAACTTATTGGAGAATGTGAGAATTTAAATGATGAAACACAGTTTATTTTAGAATCTTCAGCTATTTTACATGATATTGGAATAAAAAACTGCGAAATCAAATACAATAGTACTTCAGGAAAATTACAAGAAAAAGAAGGGCCAATTGTCGCTAGTGAAATATTAACTAGCTTAAATTATTCAAAAAAATACATTGAAAAAATAAACCACCATATATCCAATCATCATAGTTATAACAATATTGATTCTCTTTCTCTTCAAATATTAATTGAAGCTGATTTCTTAGTTAATTTAGAAGAGGAATCATCTTCAAAAGAAGTACAAAATAATGTATACAATAAAATATTCAAAACAAAAACAGGTAAAGAACTAATGAAAAAAATATATGGAATATAG
- a CDS encoding helix-turn-helix transcriptional regulator, producing MKNNLEQLRAEKSISQVELADAMEVSRQTISSLENGRYNPSIVLAFKLAKYFDKTIEEIFIYEEDENE from the coding sequence TTGAAAAATAATTTAGAACAACTTAGAGCTGAAAAATCTATAAGTCAAGTTGAACTTGCTGATGCAATGGAAGTTTCAAGACAGACTATTAGCTCATTGGAAAATGGAAGATATAATCCGTCTATTGTTTTAGCTTTTAAACTAGCTAAATATTTTGATAAAACAATTGAAGAGATATTTATTTACGAGGAAGATGAAAATGAGTGA
- a CDS encoding DUF2178 domain-containing protein: protein MSDNFLNKKMKYVKAYIIFGVILIAANFGLSFLNVDIGDFWPIMLTTWGAVFIVMGIARFLLYRNKSVLKFYKIAETDERNELLRGKAGYVTFVFSIIALAICSVIFVSMDLTIPALVTLILLLIQYALFSILVWYYSKKL from the coding sequence ATGAGTGACAACTTCTTAAATAAAAAAATGAAATATGTGAAAGCCTACATAATTTTTGGAGTTATATTAATAGCTGCTAATTTTGGTTTGTCTTTCTTAAATGTGGATATTGGTGACTTTTGGCCAATAATGTTAACTACATGGGGAGCAGTGTTTATTGTAATGGGTATTGCTCGCTTTTTGCTATATAGAAATAAATCAGTATTAAAATTCTATAAAATTGCTGAAACTGATGAAAGAAATGAATTACTACGTGGAAAAGCAGGTTATGTAACATTTGTTTTTTCTATTATAGCTTTAGCTATTTGTAGTGTAATATTTGTTTCTATGGACTTAACTATTCCTGCATTAGTAACATTAATACTTTTACTTATCCAATATGCTTTATTTTCAATTTTAGTTTGGTATTATAGTAAAAAATTATAA
- the pcn gene encoding proliferating cell nuclear antigen (pcna), protein MFKAELNNSNILKTSFDAISSIVDEVQIQTDSEGMRLDALDRSHITFVHLELKASLFDEFICDEPEKINIDTDEFMKVLKRAKSNDRVLLTLDEGNLIVTFEGEATRTFKIRLIDMEYDSPVPPQLEHPVKIEVPFALLKDSINDIDIFSDKIALSVDSDNFVASADGEFGDASIEYIHGEKIDTEVRSSFSLEKIREMLKADKFSDIAEIRLGNDLPLTLSLEMVTGDGKLSFLLAPRLESDD, encoded by the coding sequence ATGTTCAAAGCGGAATTAAATAATTCTAATATATTAAAAACCAGTTTTGATGCTATTTCATCCATTGTTGATGAAGTACAGATTCAAACTGATAGTGAAGGTATGAGATTAGATGCCTTAGACCGTAGTCACATAACATTTGTACATTTAGAACTTAAGGCAAGTCTATTTGATGAATTCATATGTGATGAGCCTGAAAAAATCAATATCGATACTGATGAGTTCATGAAAGTTTTAAAACGTGCTAAATCTAATGATCGTGTTTTATTAACTTTAGATGAAGGTAATCTCATTGTTACTTTTGAAGGAGAAGCTACCAGAACTTTCAAAATCAGATTAATCGATATGGAGTATGATAGTCCTGTTCCTCCACAACTTGAACATCCAGTTAAAATTGAAGTTCCATTTGCACTTTTAAAAGATTCTATCAACGATATTGATATCTTCTCTGATAAAATCGCTTTAAGTGTAGATTCAGATAACTTTGTAGCTTCAGCTGATGGTGAGTTTGGAGATGCAAGTATTGAATATATTCATGGAGAAAAAATAGATACTGAAGTTAGATCCTCATTTTCACTTGAAAAAATTAGAGAAATGTTAAAAGCAGATAAATTCTCTGATATTGCAGAAATTAGGCTTGGAAATGATTTACCTTTAACTTTATCTCTTGAAATGGTTACTGGTGATGGTAAACTTAGTTTCTTATTAGCTCCAAGATTAGAATCTGATGATTAA
- a CDS encoding DNA replication complex subunit Gins51 has product MDQFFQTLRKIQKKERNNGTLARVEDTFYQDIHKYLNNLKKSAGADPFSKEYNLIKDTQRVATEICERREHKITDAAVINIHRSYHLFTGKPKFDLVDTTPLNLTPEEEKFYFSLIDKLKEHRSNISLDKLTEDKSEDVAENTVKVPSDSVKVVSEVEKPKDDVLTHLEEISNAEIIKDEKVEPIEKQVQEAKNQQLKNQFSNPISKPKEKAPRTDGDVYDLINQEEEFVDLESIKTAKESALVTLLVFDNIDSIIGVDEKIYGPFYPQDIVIMPKINANIFVKNKKGRIVKA; this is encoded by the coding sequence GTGGATCAATTTTTTCAAACTTTACGTAAAATCCAGAAAAAAGAACGTAATAATGGTACTTTAGCGCGTGTTGAAGACACTTTTTACCAAGATATTCATAAATATTTGAATAACTTAAAAAAATCTGCAGGTGCTGATCCTTTTTCTAAAGAGTATAATCTTATTAAGGATACTCAAAGAGTAGCTACTGAAATTTGTGAAAGGAGAGAGCATAAAATTACTGATGCTGCTGTTATTAATATTCACCGTTCTTATCATTTATTCACTGGTAAACCTAAATTTGATTTAGTGGATACTACTCCTCTTAATTTAACTCCTGAAGAAGAAAAATTTTACTTTTCTTTAATTGACAAGTTAAAAGAGCATAGGAGCAATATTTCTCTTGATAAATTAACTGAAGATAAATCTGAGGACGTTGCTGAAAATACTGTGAAAGTACCTTCTGATTCTGTAAAGGTTGTTAGTGAAGTTGAAAAACCTAAAGATGATGTTTTAACTCATTTAGAAGAGATTTCTAATGCTGAAATTATTAAAGATGAAAAAGTTGAACCTATTGAAAAGCAGGTACAGGAAGCTAAAAATCAGCAGTTGAAAAATCAGTTTTCAAATCCTATCTCCAAACCAAAAGAAAAGGCTCCAAGAACTGATGGAGATGTTTATGATTTAATAAATCAGGAAGAGGAATTTGTTGATTTGGAATCTATAAAAACAGCTAAAGAAAGTGCATTAGTTACTTTACTTGTTTTTGATAATATTGATTCCATTATTGGTGTAGATGAAAAGATTTACGGGCCATTTTATCCTCAAGATATTGTTATTATGCCTAAAATTAATGCAAACATCTTTGTTAAAAATAAGAAAGGTCGCATTGTAAAAGCTTAA
- a CDS encoding 50S ribosomal protein L44e, with translation MKIPKEKRTYCPHCRKHTMHEVHTAKKRKASELKWGQRQFRRVTAGYRGYPRPLPAGNKPVKKLDLRLKCKECGKSHIKNSFRTGKPEFVAK, from the coding sequence ATGAAAATACCAAAAGAAAAAAGAACTTACTGTCCACATTGTAGAAAACACACTATGCATGAAGTTCACACTGCTAAAAAAAGAAAAGCTAGTGAATTAAAATGGGGACAAAGACAATTCAGACGTGTAACTGCTGGATACAGAGGTTACCCAAGGCCTTTACCTGCTGGAAACAAACCAGTTAAAAAATTAGACTTAAGGTTAAAATGTAAAGAATGTGGAAAATCTCACATTAAAAATTCATTCAGAACTGGAAAACCAGAATTTGTAGCAAAATAG
- a CDS encoding 30S ribosomal protein S27e, translating to MVSKGRGNFLKVKCLDCDNEQVIFDRAASDVKCIICGKTIVKSRGAKAKIMAHIDKVLN from the coding sequence ATGGTTAGTAAAGGTAGAGGAAATTTCTTAAAAGTAAAATGTTTAGATTGTGACAATGAACAAGTCATCTTTGACCGTGCTGCTTCTGATGTAAAATGTATCATTTGTGGTAAAACCATTGTCAAATCTCGTGGTGCTAAAGCTAAAATTATGGCACACATCGATAAAGTTTTAAACTAA
- a CDS encoding translation initiation factor IF-2 subunit alpha, with amino-acid sequence MVRKSQEWPDEGELIVGTVYKVLNYGAFAKLEEYHGKEAFIHISEVSSGWVKNIRDHVRENQKIVCRVLRVNPKKGHVDASLKRIREDQRTKKIQQWKIEQKAEKFLELVAKSLDKTLDAAYDEVGYELMDKFGDIYGAFEIAAEEGVDSLLNEDINEEWAEAITKVAKKNITPPEVHISGYVDIETFVPNGVEVIIEALKAAEDNGDDEEEIKVQCVGAPRYRITVKSTDYRLAEKALKNAAERCIAIVEQSEGNGSFLRELE; translated from the coding sequence ATGGTAAGAAAAAGTCAAGAATGGCCTGATGAAGGAGAACTTATTGTAGGTACTGTTTATAAAGTTCTTAATTATGGGGCTTTCGCTAAACTAGAAGAATACCATGGAAAAGAAGCTTTTATTCATATTTCAGAAGTATCTTCTGGTTGGGTTAAAAATATTAGGGATCACGTAAGAGAAAATCAAAAGATTGTCTGTCGTGTTCTAAGAGTTAACCCAAAGAAAGGTCATGTTGATGCTTCATTGAAAAGAATCAGAGAGGATCAAAGAACCAAAAAAATCCAGCAATGGAAAATTGAACAAAAAGCTGAAAAATTCTTAGAATTAGTCGCCAAATCCTTAGATAAGACTCTTGATGCAGCTTACGATGAAGTTGGTTACGAGCTCATGGATAAATTTGGAGATATTTATGGTGCTTTTGAAATTGCTGCTGAAGAAGGTGTAGATTCTCTTTTAAATGAGGATATTAATGAAGAATGGGCTGAAGCTATTACTAAAGTAGCTAAAAAGAATATTACTCCTCCAGAAGTTCATATTAGTGGATATGTGGATATTGAGACTTTTGTTCCTAATGGAGTGGAAGTTATTATTGAAGCTCTTAAAGCTGCTGAAGACAATGGTGATGATGAAGAGGAAATCAAAGTACAATGTGTTGGTGCTCCTAGATATAGAATCACTGTTAAATCTACTGATTATCGTTTAGCAGAAAAAGCTTTAAAGAATGCTGCTGAAAGATGTATCGCTATTGTTGAGCAATCTGAAGGTAATGGTTCATTTTTAAGAGAATTAGAATAA
- a CDS encoding RNA-protein complex protein Nop10: MKMKMKRCNDCMIYTLKDECPNCGASVNVIYPPKFSIDDKYGKYRRILKKEAMNK, translated from the coding sequence ATGAAAATGAAAATGAAGAGATGTAATGACTGCATGATATATACATTAAAAGATGAATGTCCAAATTGTGGGGCTTCAGTTAATGTAATTTACCCTCCTAAGTTTTCAATTGATGATAAATATGGTAAGTATCGCCGTATTCTAAAAAAAGAAGCCATGAACAAATAA
- a CDS encoding proteasome assembly chaperone family protein: MNPTEINILEEVELDNPIFIEALPGIGHVGKLAADHMIDELEATKFAEIYSYYYPPQVFIGEDGIIKNMINELYYLKDIGEDNIDLIILVGNTQGLSPEGQFELCSETLEFVKGYGVSKIFTLGGMATGQQTSENPKVYGAATCEENIESLKEAEIEIRSNDGGIVGASGLFLGLGMRQGIHGSCLMGETPGFFIDAEAARAILEKLAILLNIEVNTDKLEERAEETREMLIKAQQMEQDILNKAAGNDRDDLRYIG; the protein is encoded by the coding sequence ATGAATCCTACAGAGATTAATATTTTAGAAGAAGTTGAATTAGATAATCCTATATTTATTGAGGCGCTTCCAGGTATTGGACATGTAGGTAAATTAGCTGCTGACCACATGATTGATGAGTTAGAAGCTACAAAATTTGCTGAAATATATTCATATTATTATCCTCCTCAAGTTTTCATTGGTGAGGATGGAATTATCAAAAACATGATTAATGAATTATATTATCTTAAAGATATTGGTGAAGATAATATTGACCTTATTATTCTTGTTGGAAATACACAAGGGTTATCTCCTGAAGGACAATTTGAATTATGCTCTGAAACTCTTGAATTTGTAAAAGGTTATGGAGTTTCTAAAATTTTTACTTTAGGTGGAATGGCAACTGGTCAGCAAACTAGTGAAAATCCTAAAGTTTATGGTGCAGCTACTTGTGAAGAAAATATTGAATCACTTAAAGAAGCGGAAATTGAAATCAGATCCAATGATGGAGGTATTGTTGGAGCTTCTGGTTTATTTTTAGGCTTAGGTATGCGTCAGGGAATTCATGGGTCCTGTTTAATGGGTGAAACTCCTGGTTTCTTTATTGATGCTGAAGCAGCTAGAGCTATTCTTGAGAAATTAGCTATTCTTTTAAATATTGAAGTTAACACTGATAAATTAGAAGAAAGAGCTGAAGAAACAAGAGAAATGTTAATTAAAGCTCAACAAATGGAACAAGATATTCTTAATAAAGCTGCTGGTAATGATAGAGATGATTTAAGATATATTGGATAA
- a CDS encoding TIGR00375 family protein encodes MLVNADFHVHSCFSMASSKDMLIKNMAPKSKLKGLQLLGTGDAFHPGWLDIIEESTTYSGDGIYSYDNMDFVLTTEVEGKSRIHHLIIIPDMDIARELSDRLVSKNKTSDGRPRTKYSGAELLELVKEYDCLIGPAHAFTPWTGMYKSYNSIYDCYGTAPDFVELGLSADTFMADTVAELKDFPFLSNSDAHSPWPHRLGREFNQIELEDISFSSIKKAIKNKDIVKNYGLVPNLGKYHMTACTKCYKLIDPNIAKENNMKCSCGGTIKKGVDFRISEIADYNEPHHPSFRPDYIHLMPLAELISTVYDKGVTTKTVQGKWQNLIDTLGTEIDILINVDIDDIKKIDSLIASGIEGFRNKTLNITPGGGGKYGEISFDKKIKERKVAKRTTLDNF; translated from the coding sequence ATGTTAGTTAATGCAGATTTTCATGTTCATAGCTGTTTTTCAATGGCTTCCTCTAAGGACATGTTAATAAAAAATATGGCTCCTAAATCAAAATTAAAAGGACTACAACTTTTAGGTACTGGGGATGCATTTCATCCAGGTTGGTTGGATATTATTGAGGAGTCAACTACTTATTCTGGAGATGGGATTTATTCTTATGATAATATGGATTTTGTTTTAACTACTGAAGTTGAAGGTAAAAGTAGAATTCATCATTTAATTATTATTCCAGATATGGATATTGCTCGTGAACTTTCAGATAGACTTGTTTCTAAAAATAAGACATCTGATGGTAGACCAAGAACTAAATATTCTGGTGCTGAATTATTAGAATTAGTTAAAGAATATGACTGTTTGATTGGCCCTGCACATGCTTTTACTCCATGGACTGGAATGTATAAATCTTATAATAGTATTTATGACTGTTATGGAACTGCTCCTGATTTTGTTGAGTTAGGCTTATCTGCAGATACATTTATGGCAGATACTGTAGCTGAACTTAAGGATTTTCCATTTTTGTCTAATTCTGATGCTCATTCTCCATGGCCTCATAGATTAGGTAGGGAGTTTAATCAAATAGAGCTTGAAGATATTTCATTTTCATCAATTAAAAAGGCAATTAAAAACAAGGATATTGTAAAGAATTATGGGCTTGTTCCAAATTTGGGAAAATATCATATGACTGCATGTACTAAATGCTATAAATTAATTGATCCTAACATAGCTAAAGAAAATAATATGAAATGTAGCTGTGGAGGAACAATTAAAAAAGGGGTTGATTTTAGAATCTCTGAGATAGCAGATTATAACGAACCTCATCATCCAAGTTTCAGGCCAGATTATATTCATTTAATGCCTTTAGCCGAATTAATATCCACAGTTTATGATAAAGGAGTCACAACTAAAACAGTACAGGGAAAATGGCAAAATTTAATTGATACATTAGGTACTGAAATTGATATCTTAATCAATGTAGATATTGATGATATTAAAAAAATAGATTCTTTAATAGCTAGTGGAATTGAAGGATTTAGAAATAAAACTCTTAATATTACTCCTGGTGGTGGAGGTAAATATGGTGAAATCTCTTTTGATAAAAAAATTAAGGAGAGAAAGGTAGCTAAAAGAACTACCTTGGACAATTTTTAA
- a CDS encoding heavy metal translocating P-type ATPase, whose protein sequence is MQISEKESHHHHHDDTCNHDHHEHGPGCACEADLLENIDEDVEQSKKPLAIFAIGIAVLAIGHVIELLSLAPMIVSQLIFLVGAVYVGHDIMKHGIIELTHKKVKIELLITIATIGAFLLGSGGEGALLMVLFYLGEYLEHYSLNKSKSSLVKLVKMTPDTALVKHDDHEHEKAVKDVKIGDIVIVKPGDKIPVDGIISKGITSVNQASITGESLAVSKTVGDEVYASTINEEGYIEIEVNKNPDDTIFAKIIDLIKNSEENKAKIDVFIDRFAEIYTPIVVVLALLVAILPPFFIEGSIADWTYRALTLLVIACPCALVISTPVSIVSAITKGTKNGIIIKGGEYVEELSRIKEILFDKTGTLTEGKLEIAEVKTLKDNVDIMQIACSIESKSKHPIANSFNRYQKDNNLPLLDVDNFASIAGKGLKGEINNITYFVGKETLFPNQEIKIDNKKMNTTVIIGTEEEILGIITLKDKIRQESKSTIAKINSLGIETTMITGDNEETAKSVAEELGLTNYHANLLPEDKVNIVNQSVEHYKDVAMVGDGVNDTPSLARANVGIAMGLDGADVAIETGDIVLLEDKLSKLTLLLDLAKRTMSKIKFNVAFCLTIKVILMILGVAGYINLWEATLIGDMGITLIVVGNSLLLAK, encoded by the coding sequence ATGCAAATTAGCGAAAAAGAATCACACCATCACCACCACGATGATACATGTAATCATGACCATCATGAACATGGTCCAGGATGTGCCTGTGAAGCAGATTTATTAGAAAACATCGATGAGGATGTTGAACAATCCAAAAAACCACTAGCTATTTTTGCAATTGGTATTGCAGTACTAGCTATTGGACATGTTATAGAATTACTAAGTCTTGCCCCTATGATTGTTAGCCAGCTAATATTCTTAGTTGGTGCAGTTTATGTGGGTCATGACATAATGAAACATGGGATAATAGAATTAACTCATAAAAAAGTAAAAATTGAACTTTTAATTACAATAGCTACCATTGGTGCATTTTTATTAGGATCTGGAGGAGAAGGTGCACTATTAATGGTTTTATTCTATCTTGGAGAATACCTTGAACATTACTCATTAAATAAGTCAAAAAGTTCTCTTGTAAAACTTGTAAAAATGACACCTGACACAGCTCTTGTAAAACATGACGATCACGAACATGAAAAAGCAGTAAAAGATGTTAAAATAGGAGATATTGTAATTGTAAAACCTGGAGATAAAATTCCAGTTGATGGAATAATATCTAAAGGAATAACCTCTGTAAACCAGGCTTCAATTACTGGTGAAAGTTTAGCCGTTAGTAAAACTGTTGGAGATGAAGTTTATGCTTCCACTATTAATGAAGAAGGTTATATCGAAATAGAAGTGAATAAAAACCCTGATGACACCATATTTGCAAAAATTATTGATTTGATTAAAAATTCAGAAGAAAATAAAGCTAAAATAGATGTATTCATAGATAGATTTGCTGAAATCTACACCCCAATTGTTGTGGTCCTAGCTCTACTTGTAGCAATTCTACCACCATTCTTTATTGAAGGATCTATTGCAGACTGGACATATAGAGCATTAACACTTTTAGTAATTGCATGCCCATGTGCCCTAGTAATTTCAACTCCTGTTTCCATTGTTTCAGCTATTACAAAAGGAACTAAAAATGGAATAATTATTAAAGGAGGAGAATATGTTGAAGAATTATCTAGAATCAAAGAAATTCTTTTTGATAAAACTGGAACTTTAACTGAAGGTAAACTTGAAATAGCTGAAGTTAAAACTTTAAAAGACAACGTAGATATAATGCAAATTGCATGTTCTATTGAATCAAAATCAAAACACCCAATTGCAAATTCATTTAACAGATATCAAAAAGATAATAATTTACCTTTATTAGATGTAGATAACTTTGCATCAATAGCTGGAAAAGGTCTTAAAGGAGAAATAAACAATATTACTTACTTTGTAGGTAAAGAAACTCTTTTCCCTAATCAAGAAATCAAAATAGATAATAAAAAAATGAACACCACTGTAATTATTGGAACTGAAGAAGAAATTCTTGGGATAATTACCCTTAAAGATAAAATCAGACAAGAAAGTAAATCAACAATAGCTAAAATTAACTCTCTTGGAATTGAAACAACCATGATTACAGGAGATAATGAGGAAACCGCTAAATCAGTAGCAGAAGAACTTGGTTTAACCAATTACCATGCCAATTTGCTTCCTGAAGACAAAGTAAATATTGTAAATCAGTCCGTAGAACATTACAAAGATGTTGCAATGGTTGGTGATGGTGTAAATGACACTCCATCACTTGCAAGAGCCAATGTTGGAATAGCAATGGGTCTTGATGGTGCAGATGTTGCAATTGAAACTGGAGATATTGTTCTTCTTGAAGATAAATTATCTAAACTTACTTTACTTCTTGATTTAGCAAAAAGAACAATGAGTAAAATTAAATTCAATGTAGCTTTCTGTTTAACAATAAAAGTAATCCTTATGATTTTAGGAGTAGCTGGATACATTAACTTATGGGAAGCAACATTAATTGGAGATATGGGAATTACTTTAATTGTAGTTGGAAATTCTCTTCTTCTTGCAAAATAA